The DNA window CGTGAACGCGCTCCACGCAGCGAACCAGGTCCATCGCGATCTCAAGCCGGGCAACGTCCTCGTCACCCCTGCCGGCCGGGTGGTGATCCTCGACTTCAGCCTCGCCGCGAGCCTGTCCTCCACCAGCGCCGGAAAGCAGGACGACACCGCAGGGACGCCAGCGTTCATGGCGCCCGAGCAGGTCCGCGGCTTGCCCGCGACCCCGGCCACCGACTGGTACGCCGTCGGCGTGATGCTCTACCAGGCGCTCACGGGACGCCTCCCTTACGAAGGATCCGTCGACCAGATCATCAAGGCCAAGCGCAAGGAAAACCCCCCGCGCCCTCCCTCGGCGCTCGCCAGCGGCGTCCCCTCCGATCTCGACCTCCTCACCATCGAACTCCTCCAGTTCGACCCGCTCTTGCGCCCTTCGGGCGTCGACGTCGAGGCCCGCCTCCTCGGCCCCCAGGATCGCGACGCTGCGGCCATCAGCTCCAGAGCCCCAGCATCCAGCCGCATCTCCAACCCACCCAGCTCCATCCCCATCTCGGCGAGCCCCTCGTCTCAGGCGCCCATCAGCGCCGGATCCATCACCGCCACGTCACCCTCCAGCGCGCGCCCCTCCGCCACCTCGCGTCGCTTCTCCTCTCCCTTCATCGGCCGCGAGACCCACCTCGCTGCGCTCGACGCGGCCTACCGCGCCATCCTCGAAGGCAGCTCCGCCACCGTCTATCTCCACGGCCGCTCAGGCATGGGGAAGAGCGCCCTCGTGCGCCACTTCCTCGGCGACCTGCGCCAGCGTGGTGACGCACTCGTCCTCGAAGGCCGCTGCTACGAGCGCGAGAACGTCCCTTACAAAGCCTTCGACAGCCTGGTGGACGCCATCGCTGGCCACCTCCAGCGCTTGCGCCTCGAGCAGCTCGCCCTGCTCCTGCCTGAAGGCGCCATCGAACTGGCGCGCCTCTTCCCGGTGCTCCATTCCATCGAGACCATCGGCGCCGCGCCCCCCGAGCCCGCCACCGATCTCGATCCCGTCGAGCTCCGGCGTCGCGCCTTCCGCGCCCTCAAGCGCCTCCTCCGGCGCATGGGGCGCGCGCGACCCCTGATCCTCTGGATCGACGACCTGCAGTGGGGTGATCGCGACAGCGCACACCTGCTCGCCGAACTCCTCGCTCCGCCGGACGCACCGGCGGTGCTCTTTCTCGGCACCTACCGGACCGAAGAAGAAGGGACCAGCACCTTCCTGCGCGAGCTGTTCCAGGCCGAAGCCCCCTCCCTGGACGCCCTCATCCTCGAAGTCGGCGCGCTCGAACTCACCGACGCCTCGCGCCTCGCGCGCTCCTTGCTCGGCGAAGACAACCCGGAGCCCAGCGTCCGCGCTGGCCAGATCGCTCAGGAGTCCGAGGGCAGCCCCCTCTTCGTCGAGGAGCTGGTCCGCTACACCCTGGAAGGCGGTGCCGCGCGCCGCGCCGCGCTCGACTTCTCCTCCGCCGAGGAAGGCCCTCCGGCGAGCGACCCACCCGAGAGCGCCGTCTCGCTGGAGGCGCTGATCACCGCCCGCATCGCCGACCTCTCCGAAGGCGCCCGCCAGCTGCTCGAAGTGATCGCCCTCGCTGGCCGCCCCATCCCTCAGGGCATCGCGACCAACGCGCTCGGCGCTGGCCCCGCCGTTCGTGGCGACCTCGCCGTCCTCCGATCCAGCCGCCTCGTGCGGACCCGCGGCTCCCGTGACCGTGATGGCGTCGAGGCCTACCACGACCGCATCCGCGCTGCCGTCCTCGCCGCCCAGACGGCTGCTGCCCGCGCCTCCACCCACCTCCTGCTCGCCAGAGCCCTGGAGGTCTCGGAGGACAGCGAGGCCGCCGAACCCGAGCACCTCGCCCTCCACTTCCAGGGAGGTGGCGAGTTCGCCAAGGCCGCCACGTACGCCGAGAGCGCCGCCGATCGTGCTGCCTCCGCCCTCGCCTTCGATCGCGCCGCTGGCTTCTACCAGCTCGCCGTCGAGTGCAAAGCAGCCCTCGGCGTCCCCACGATCGACCTCGCCTCCCTGCAGACCCGTCGCGCCGACGCCCTGGCGAACGCTGGACGCTGCGCCGAAGCCGCGCCCATCTACCTCGCAGCATCCGAAGGCCTCCCGTCCCTCGAAGCGATCCGCCTGCACGGCCGCGCTGCCGAACAGCTCCTCGGCAGCGGTCGCATCGGCGAGGGCGTCGACATCCTCGCCCCCGCCCTCCGCAAGATCGGCCTCACCTACCCATCGACCCCGGGCCGCGCCTTGCTCCTCGTCGTCGGCCGCATGCTCCGCATCTCCGTCCGAGGCCGCCGCTTCCGTGAGCGCGCCGAGGACACCCTCTCCCCCGAAGAGCGCCTGCGTCTCGACCTCTGCTGGTGGGCGACCAAGGGCCTCCTCTCGTTCGACTCCATCCGGGCCGCCTCCTTCCTGCTCAAGTACGTCCTCCTCGCCCTCCAGTCCGGCGAGCGACGCCACATCGCCCGCGCCCTCGTCTTCTTCGGCATGATCACCGTCTACGAGGGCACCCGCCGCGGCATCCGCAAGGGCGGCCTCCTCATGTCCGAGGCCGAGCACATCGCCGCGGGCTTCGAGAGCCCTTACCTCACGGGCCTCTTCCACGGCTGCAGAGGCATCGCCGCGATCAGCGCCGCCGACTTCCGCCTCGGCCTCGAGCACCTCGCCGCCGGTGCCGAGGTCCTCAAGAACCACTGCAACGGCGTGCGCTGGGAGGTCGGCACCTGCACCACCGGATCGAGCAGCGCCTTGCTCTGGCTCGGTGAGATCCATGATCTACGCCGTGTCGCGCATGCCGGCCTTCGCGACGCCGAGCAGATCGGCGACCTCTTCGGCATCGTCGAACTCGACCTCTACTGCGCCGTCGTCGACCTCGCGGAGGGCGACACCGAGACCGCCCGCACCCGCTCCAGCGCCGCCATCGCCCGCTGGTACGCCCACGCCTTCACCTACCAGCACCTCTTCGCCCTCAAGATCGAGCTCTGGTGTGACCTCCACGAAGGCCACCCCCACGACGCCCGCCGCCGTCTCGAAGAGGCTTGGAGCACCGTCCAGGCCTCCAAGATCCTGCGCGTCCGCCTCTTCGCCCTCGACGTCCATTTCCTCCGGGGCACCATCGCCCTCGCTTGCGCCGCAGAGGAACTCGCCGCAGGGCGCCCGGCGCACCGCCACCTCCGCGCCGCCGACCGCGACGCCACCTTCCTCACCCGCCTCGACTTCGGCCGCTGTGGCGCCCTGGGCGACCTCCTCGCCGCGGGCGTCCTCGCCCTCTCCGGTGACACCTCCGCCGCCATCTCGCGCCTCGACCTCGCCATCGACGGCCTCAGCGTCGCTGGCCTCTCCTTGCACGCCGCGTGTGCGCGGCGACGCAAGGGCACCTTGCTCGGCAGCGACGCCGGCCGTGCCCTCATCGACGACGCCGAAGCCCAGCTCCATGACGCCGGCATCGCCGACCCCGCCGCCTGGTGTCGCCTCTACGCCCCTGGCTGACCCGATCGCTGCGCCACGATCCGCGCGAACGAGCGGCTCCTCAGCTCCTCCAGGCTCAGCGTCGAACCGCGCACCGCCTCTTCCTCCGTCAGTGCCCCCGCCGCCACCCCACGCAGGAAGAACCCGAGCAACCCTTGCCCGGTCGCCGCATCGTCGAACACCGCCCCCACCCGCGTCGCCTGCGCCGCCCGATCCAGGAAGTTACGCAGCCGCTGCGACGCCACCGCGAGCCCCTCCAGGTAGAACGCGTACACCGCCCCGTAGCGCGCAGGCAGCTGCGCCGGGTGCAGATCCCACCCTTGCCCGATCCCTCGCTCCAGCGCCCGCCGCACGTGCCCCGCGTGGAGCCGCCACGCCCCGACCACCGCGCGCCGGTTCTCCTCCCGCTCCGCCTCGCCGAGCGCCCCCTGCGCCCCCCGGTGCACCTCCACCGGCAGCACGTTCGTCGGCCCATCCGACAGCCGGATCCCCGTCCCTGCCACCGCCACCTGCAGCAGCCCCCGCGCCACATCGCAGGCCGGGTGCGACAGCCGCTGCTGCGATGCCGGGATTCCCAAGCTCGCCGTGTAGTCGTACGGCCCGAAGTGCACTGCCACGCACCGCCCTCGCCCTGCGGAGCACAGCCGCCGAACTGCCATCGACCCATCCGGAGCCACCACCGCCGACGGCGTCTCCACCATGATCTCCACCCACACCGCACCGCGAGCGAGCCCCAGCGCCCCCTCCAGCGCCTCCAGCGCCTCCACCAGCGCGGCCACCTGCTCTGGCGCCTCCACCTTCGGCAACGTCACCACGAACCCCTCGGGCAGCGATCCCCCTGAAGCGGCCACCAGCGACGACAGAAAGAGATCCAGCGTCCGCAAGCTCCGCCCGCACAGCTCCGGCGTCAGCGCCTTCACCCGGATTCCCAGCATTCCCGGCAGACTCCCCAGCGCGAGACCCCGCGCCACCTCGCGCGCTGCCTGCACCGCGTGCCCATCCTCCTCCTCGTCCGGCCGCACCCCGTAGCCATCCTCGAAGTCGATCCGCAGATCCTCCACCGGCTCCCGTCGCAGCTTCGCCACGACCCGCTCGTACACCGCCGCGTGAAGCCCTGACGCCGCCCCTCCCGAAGAACCAGCCGCAGCTCCATCACCAGTATCCCTCGCAGCTCCCGCAGCCCCCGACGACCCCCCTGGCAGATCCAGCGCCGCGGCGAACGCGCTCGCGTCGGGCGCGAACACCTCCAGCGCGCGCAGCGCCAGGTCCCCCAGCTTCCGTGCGGTCTCTGCCCGGAAGAGGTGCGCACCCCCGTACACGGTATGAACCGGCTCCCGGGCCGGACCGAGCGCGCTCGAGGCGACGGTGCCCGCGCCAAGCCCAGCGGATTCCAGCCGGGCGCGCATCGCGGTGATCAGATCGGCAGACAGCGTGGGCATCGACCACTTCCTCGCATTCACGCGGTGCATCATCCAGAAAAGACCGCGCCTGGGCAGCCAGCAAACGCGGACCTGGGTGGACGCGTCAAGCGCGTCAAAGCTGCCTGCCGGTTGCCCCCGCCTGGCGCTGGATGTTATCGCTACACGCTGAGGGAGACCGGATGGCACCGAAAACGACGATGCGACGCAGAGACTTTCTTCGAGCAACCCTGGTGACTGCGGGGGCCATCCTGGCGCCTTCCGCTTGTGGCGGTGACGACGACGCGACCTCCCCGGAGTGTCCTCTCTCGGAGGCGAGCGAGGCCTTTTTCCCCCAGTCCGTCGCCTCGGGCGATCCGCGCCCCGATAGCGTGATCCTCTGGACGCGCCTCGCGGATGCCGCCGTGAGCGGCGATCTCCCCATCAGCTTCCAGGTCGCGCTCGACGAGGCATTCACCCAGGTGATTGCACTCACCACCGAGAGCAACCGCCGCAGCGTCGCCGACGACGCCGCCGGCGTGAGCCTCGCCTCCCTGACGGCCGAGGAGCGCTACGGCCATTGCGTGAAGGTCAAGATCACGGGCCTCTCGCCGGCCACGACCTATTACTACCGCTTCTATTACAAGTCGGGCGACACCTGCTATGCGTCGCGCATCGGTCGGACCAAGACCGCCCCGGCCCCCGACGCCGACGTCCCCGTCCGGTTCGGGTACATCTCCTGCCAGGACTACATCGGCCGTTATTACAACTCCCACCGCATCATGGCCCGCGAAGACCTCGATTTCTTCGTCGTCCTTGGTGATTACATCTACGAGACCACGGGCGACCCCAGCTTCCAGTCGCCCAGCGACACCCGCAAGGTCACCTTCACCGACGAGAGCGGCGCCATCAGCCTCGAAGGCGCGGATGGCTCGACCTTCTTCGCCGCGCGCACCCTCGGCAACTACCGCGAGCTGTACCGCACCTACCGCGGCGACCCCGCCCTCCAGCGCCTCCACGAGCTGTTCCCTGTCCTCCCCATCTGGGACGACCACGAATACTCGGACGACTGCTTCGGCGCCACCGCCACCTATTTCGACGGCGCCAAGGACGAGCATGACATCCCGCGCCGCAAGGCGGCCAACCAGGCCTGGTTCGAATTCATGCCCGTCGATTACATGGCGGGTGACGATTACGAATACAACT is part of the Chondromyces crocatus genome and encodes:
- a CDS encoding DUF6986 family protein; amino-acid sequence: MPTLSADLITAMRARLESAGLGAGTVASSALGPAREPVHTVYGGAHLFRAETARKLGDLALRALEVFAPDASAFAAALDLPGGSSGAAGAARDTGDGAAAGSSGGAASGLHAAVYERVVAKLRREPVEDLRIDFEDGYGVRPDEEEDGHAVQAAREVARGLALGSLPGMLGIRVKALTPELCGRSLRTLDLFLSSLVAASGGSLPEGFVVTLPKVEAPEQVAALVEALEALEGALGLARGAVWVEIMVETPSAVVAPDGSMAVRRLCSAGRGRCVAVHFGPYDYTASLGIPASQQRLSHPACDVARGLLQVAVAGTGIRLSDGPTNVLPVEVHRGAQGALGEAEREENRRAVVGAWRLHAGHVRRALERGIGQGWDLHPAQLPARYGAVYAFYLEGLAVASQRLRNFLDRAAQATRVGAVFDDAATGQGLLGFFLRGVAAGALTEEEAVRGSTLSLEELRSRSFARIVAQRSGQPGA
- a CDS encoding serine/threonine-protein kinase PknK, with translation MTPFPSDPRSSSEGAGARQRAPERTLPSPGQPRPEATLQAVRPPSSPDAPTQTRAPTLAPAEEQPNARSRSSRSARRFQPQEKLGRFCIVSKLGEGGMGVVYKALDLERNHTVALKTLHRISPDSVSRLKNEFRAAVDIAHRNLVLLDELFVHDDIVFFSMELIDGVSFLEHVRDEAAVRVAHTASMSSRHLGDAAQLTTTHALPSEPPPRSGALPSQAAHLLRSVIPLVRIERLRAALRQLAAGVNALHAANQVHRDLKPGNVLVTPAGRVVILDFSLAASLSSTSAGKQDDTAGTPAFMAPEQVRGLPATPATDWYAVGVMLYQALTGRLPYEGSVDQIIKAKRKENPPRPPSALASGVPSDLDLLTIELLQFDPLLRPSGVDVEARLLGPQDRDAAAISSRAPASSRISNPPSSIPISASPSSQAPISAGSITATSPSSARPSATSRRFSSPFIGRETHLAALDAAYRAILEGSSATVYLHGRSGMGKSALVRHFLGDLRQRGDALVLEGRCYERENVPYKAFDSLVDAIAGHLQRLRLEQLALLLPEGAIELARLFPVLHSIETIGAAPPEPATDLDPVELRRRAFRALKRLLRRMGRARPLILWIDDLQWGDRDSAHLLAELLAPPDAPAVLFLGTYRTEEEGTSTFLRELFQAEAPSLDALILEVGALELTDASRLARSLLGEDNPEPSVRAGQIAQESEGSPLFVEELVRYTLEGGAARRAALDFSSAEEGPPASDPPESAVSLEALITARIADLSEGARQLLEVIALAGRPIPQGIATNALGAGPAVRGDLAVLRSSRLVRTRGSRDRDGVEAYHDRIRAAVLAAQTAAARASTHLLLARALEVSEDSEAAEPEHLALHFQGGGEFAKAATYAESAADRAASALAFDRAAGFYQLAVECKAALGVPTIDLASLQTRRADALANAGRCAEAAPIYLAASEGLPSLEAIRLHGRAAEQLLGSGRIGEGVDILAPALRKIGLTYPSTPGRALLLVVGRMLRISVRGRRFRERAEDTLSPEERLRLDLCWWATKGLLSFDSIRAASFLLKYVLLALQSGERRHIARALVFFGMITVYEGTRRGIRKGGLLMSEAEHIAAGFESPYLTGLFHGCRGIAAISAADFRLGLEHLAAGAEVLKNHCNGVRWEVGTCTTGSSSALLWLGEIHDLRRVAHAGLRDAEQIGDLFGIVELDLYCAVVDLAEGDTETARTRSSAAIARWYAHAFTYQHLFALKIELWCDLHEGHPHDARRRLEEAWSTVQASKILRVRLFALDVHFLRGTIALACAAEELAAGRPAHRHLRAADRDATFLTRLDFGRCGALGDLLAAGVLALSGDTSAAISRLDLAIDGLSVAGLSLHAACARRRKGTLLGSDAGRALIDDAEAQLHDAGIADPAAWCRLYAPG